The Pseudogulbenkiania sp. MAI-1 sequence CACTTGGTCGTTGGCATACGGACCACAGCTCGGGCCGGTCAGGTTGCCGGCCAGCCGTTTGACCGCCTGCCGGCCGTTGTAGATTTGCGGCAGCGCGGCGGCAGCCGGATGCCACAGCCGTAACGCACAGCGCTCGAGTCCGAAATCCTGCTGGAAGCTTTGCGTCAGCCCCTCGGCCAAGCTTTGCAGATCGTGCGCGCGGGAGAGCGCCAGCGCCAGCTGATGAGTCCGACGAATGATGAGATCATTGTTTTCGGCATGTTGAATCAGCTGACTCAGACGGTTCTCCATCTGGCGGTTCTTATCCCTCAGATCCAGGATCTGGCGCTCGGCCAGCGGCACGATCGACGTCGGCTGGATGGGCTGAAGGCCGAAACGGCTGGCGTGTTGCAGCAGGAAATCCGGGTTGTCATCGAGAAAACTCAGCACCTGATCCGTCAGCATCGACACATCCTCTTTTTTTTCTGGCAGGAGTCGGGAATTAAAGGGAGATTTCGCCGGTAAAGACCGTAACGGCCGGGCCGGTCATCATCACCGGCTGGCCCGGACCTTCCCAGTGGATGCTGAGGTCGCCGCCGCGGGTATGCACCTTGACGGTATGATCGAGCAAGCCGCGCCGGATACCTGCCACCACGGCCGCACAAGCGCCAGTGCCGCACGCCAGGGTTTCACCCGCGCCGCGCTCGTAGACACGCAGGCGGATTTCATCGCGTGACACGATCTGCATGAAACCGGCGTTGATCCGCTCGGGAAAGCGCGGGTGCGACTCGATCGTCGGCCCGAGTTCCGCCACCGGGAAGCTGTCGACATCATCGACAACCTGGACGGCATGCGGGTTGCCCATCGACACGACCGAAATATCGCACTGGCGCTCGCCCACGAGCAGCGGATAAATCAAAGCCTCTTCCTCGGCGACGAAGGGAATCTCGGCTGGGCGGAAGCGGGGCACGCCCATGTCTACCGTCACCGTGCCGTCCGCCAGCAGATGGGGAACGATCACCCCTTTGGCGGTTTCCACCCGGATGGCCTCTTTGGTGCTCAGCCCCTGGTCGGCCACGAAACGGGCAAAGCAGCGCGCCCCGTTGCCGCACTGTTCCACCTCGCCACCGTCGCTGTTGAAGATGCGGTAGCGGAAGTCGTTTTCGCTGGAATTGGATGGCTCGACCAGCAACAGCTGATCGAACCCGATGCCGAACTGGCGATGCCCCAACTCCCTGATTTTTTCCGGCGTCAGGTCGACATGTTGCCGCACGCCATCGATCACCATGAAGTCATTGCCCAAGCCGTGCATCTTGCTGAATTTCAGTTTCATTGTTACAGGTCCGGTGGTCCGGGTTGCCGAAATAAAAGCATCATACCGCATCCCCGGGCTTGTCGGGATGCGGCATTGACACCTTACTAACCAGTAAGTAGAGTGGTTTCATGAAGCCTGTATCCAACACCTCCAAAGACACCCAAAAACGTATCCTGGACATCGCCGAACAGCTGCTGCTGACGCGCGGATTCAACGCCTTTAGCTATCAGCACATCAGCAGCGCCCTGGGCGTACGCAACGCGGCCATCCATTACCACTTCCCGCGCAAGACCGACCTCGGTGTCGCTCTGGTGCAGCGCTACCGGCGCCGCTTCGGCCGCTTCATGGAAGCCCATTCCGCCCTCGACCCGTTGCAGCAACTCGAGCGCTATTTCGAGCTGACCGACGCCTATTTCCACCAGGACGAGCAAATCTGCCCGAGCGGCATCCTCACCACCGAATTCCACACCCTGCCGGAGGAAATCCAGCAGGAGGCCAGCGCCTTCATCACGGAGATGCGTGACTGGGCGAAAACCATCGCCCGGCGCGGCCGGGAAGAGGGGGTCATGGCCTACCAGGGCTCTCCCGACGCCATGGGCGAGCTCATGTTCGCCGCGCTGCAAGGCGGACTGCAGCTGGCTCGAATCGACGCCGGCATACTCGACGTCATCAAACAACAAATACGCGACCTCCTGAAGGTCGAAAAACCATAACGGCAGACCCCTGCCGCCAACACGAGGAAAACGATGGACTACAAGAAAAACAGCATGAGCCGGATCGCCGACAAGGCGGCCCGGCTTCCCGAGGGGCTACGCAGCTTCGTCTTGACCCGCCTGTTCGGCCGGCTGGTTCCGTTCCTGGGAACCGCCGGCCTGTGTTTCGAGGCGGTCGGTCACGAACGGCTGACCGTCTCGCTGCAGAATCGCCGCAAGGTGCAGAACCACATCAAGGGAGTGCACGCGGCGGCAATGGCGCTGCTGGCCGAAACGGCCAGCGGTTTCGTGGTCGGCATGAACGTGCCGGACAGCAAGCTGATGCTGCTCAAGTCGATGCATGTCGACTACCTCAAGCGCGCCCAGGGCAGCATGAAGGCCACCGCCACGCTCACGCCGCACCAGATCAGCCGCATGCACGAGGAAGACAAGGGTGATGTCGCGGTCGAGGTGGTGGTGACGGACGAATCCGGCGAATCCCCCATCCGCTGCGAAATGATCTGGGCCTGGGTGCCCAAGAAACGGGACTGAGGAGAGGCGACATGGATTTTGACACCTTGGCCGTGTCCGTCGACGGACACGTCGCGCACGTCCGCTTCAACCGCCCGGACAAAGCCAATGCCCTGAACGAAGCCATGTGGCGGGAGCTCGCCGACGCCATGGAATGGTGCGATGCCGAGCCCGCCGTCAGGGCCGTCATCCTTTCCGGGGAAGGGCGGCATTTCTGCTCCGGCATCGATCTGACCATGCTACTGGGCGTGCAGCAGGCGATACAGGACCGCTGCGAAGCCCGCAAACGGGAGAAGCTCAGAACGTTGATCCTGCGCCTGCAAGCGTCCGTGACGAGCCTCGAGCGCTGCCGCAAACCGGTCATCGCCGCGATTCACGGCGCCTGCCTGGGTGGCGGGCTGGATATTGCCTTGGCGGCCGACATCCGCCTAGCCTCCGCCGACGCCGTGTTCGGCGTCAAGGAAGTCGACATCGGCATCGTGGCGGACGTCGGCACCCTGCAGCGTCTGCCCACCGTAGTGGGCGAGGGCATGGCAAGAGAAATGGCCATGACGGGGCGGGAACTGAAGGCCCAGGAGGCCCGGGATATCCGGCTGGTCAATCGGGTCTTGCCGGATCAGGCCGCTCTGCTGAACGAAGCGTTTGCCCTGGCTCGACAGATCGCAGAGAAATCCCCATTGGCCATCCGCGGCACCAAGGAAGTGATGAACTTCAGCCGCGACCACTCGGTGGCCGACGGCTTGAACTATGTCGCCACCTGGAACGCGGCCATGCTGCTCTCTGACGACATTCAGCGCGCCGCCATCGCCGGCATGAACGGCCAGCCACCCGTCTTCGACAACTGAGCGTCCAAGGCGGCATGCAAGCCGTCCTCACCTAAACCAGGGCCATTCTGGCCACATCCTTCGTAAGCCCCGTCGTTGCCAGGTTTGGGTTCTCCTGCTCAAACCTGGTAACGGCGCGGGTTTACGGCAACTCCTTGGCGTCGAGCCCAGACAGCCCGCAGAGGGCAAAGAGGACCCGGCAGGCCGCGCTGCACTATCTATACTGTACTTCCACTTGGGACAGCCACTGCACTCTCTTCCGGAGAAAGACAGGGCTGCGCATACCCACCACCATCACGCTGGCAACAGCCCACACAGGCAAGGAGGTTGAACATGGCAATCCGCATTGGCGATGAAGCACCCGATTTCACCGCCGAAACGACCGAAGGGACCATCCGCTTTCACGAGTGGATAGGCGACAGTTGGGCCATCCTGTTCTCGCATCCGAAGGACTTCACCCCGGTCTGCACCACCGAACTCGGCTACATGGCCAAGCTCAAGCCGGAATTCGACAAGCGCAACACCAAGATCATCGGCCTCAGCATCGACCCGGTCAGCGACCACAAGGCCTGGGTCGGCGACATCGCAGAAACCCAGGGCCACGCGGTCAATTATCCCTTGATCGGTGACGCCGACCTGCACGTCGCCAAGCTGTATGACATGATCCACCCGAATGCCAGCCCTGGTCCGCGTACCGCCGTCGACAATGCCACGGTGCGTTCGGTGTTCATGATCGGTCCGGACAAGAAGGTAAAGGCGATGCTGGTCTATCCGATGAGCGCCGGCCGCAATTTCGACGAAGTGCTGCGCCTGCTCGATTCGCTGCAACTGAACGCCAAGCATACCGTCGCGACACCGGTGAACTGGCGGCCGGGCGACGACGTCATCATCCCGACATCGGTCTCCGACGAAGAAGCACGGCAGAAATACCCTCAGGGCTTCAAGACGCTGAAACCCTATTTACGGACCGTGGCACAGCCGAAGTGATGTCATGGCAAGCTCACGACAGGGGGCCGCAAGGCCCCTTTTCATGGAGTTTCTGCGGCAGGAACCCTGACACAACCGGAATTTCCCACTCGAGGGTATTCAAAAGAAAAACGGCGCCGAAAGGCGCCGTTTTAGCTTGCAGGGGATGACTTACTGGGCAGCGCTGGCAGCCGGAGCAGCAGCGGCGGCAACCGGTTCGCCACCAACGGTGGAAACCACTTCCCACTTGCCGTTCTTGACCTGGTAAACGGTCACGGCACCGTTCTTGATGTCGCCCTTGTCGTCGAAGGCGATCTTGCCGGTCACGCCGGTGTAGTCGGTCTTGCCGACTTCAGCCAGGTATTTCTTCGGATCGGTCGAACCGGCACGCTTCATGGAGTCGACCAGCACGCGAACGGCATCGTACTCGTACGGAGCGTAGATCTGCACTTCGGTGTTGAACTTGGCCTTGAACTTCTTATCGAACTCGGCGAAGCCCGGCATCTTGTCGCGCGGCACGCCGCAGCTGGAAGCATACTGGCCTTCGGAGGCGTCACCAGCCAGCTTGACGAATTCCGGAGTCTGCCAGCCGTCACCGCCCATCAGCTTGGCCTTGATGCCCAGGCGCTTCATCTGCTTGGCCAGCGGGCCAGCTTGGGCGTCCATGCCGCCGTAGAACACCACGTCCGGCTGGGTAGCCTTGATGGAGGTCAGAATGGCGTTGAAGTCGGTGGCGGTGTTGGTGGTGAACTCGCGCTTCACCACGCTGGCGCCCTTGCCCTTGACGGCTTTCTCGAACTCGTCGGCCAGACCCTGGCCGTAGGCGGTACGGTCGTCGATGATGGCAACTTTCTTGGCTTTCAGGCCTTCAACCGCGAATTGACCCAGGGCGGTACCCTGCTGCACGTCGTTGGCGATCACGCGGAAGGTGGTCTTGAAGCCTTGCTTGGTGTAGTCCGGGTTGGTGGCGGACGGGGAAATCTGCGGGATGCCGGCATCGGAGTAGATCTTGGAAGCCGGGATGGTGGTGCCGGAGTTCAGGTGGCCCACGACGCCGACGACACCGGCGTCAACCAGGCGCTGAGCAACCTGGGTACCGATTTTCGGATCGCCCTGGTCATCCTCGGAAACCAGTTCGAACTTGACCTTCTTGCCACCGATTTCGACGCCTTCGGCGTTGAGGTCCTCGACAGCCAGCAGCGCACCAAATTCGTTGTCTTTGCCCAGATGCGAGATCGGGCCGGTCATCGGAGAAACCTGGCCGATTTTCACGACGGCTTCGCCGCCAGCTTCGGCTTGCGGTGCGGAAGCGCCGCCTTCGGCTGCTTGTTCTTGCTTGCCGCAGGCAACCAGCGTGAGGGCAGCAGCAGCGATGAGGCTCAGACGAGCATAATTGTTCATGTTTGATTTCCCCTGATCTTATCTATGTAGATTTAGCGATCTAATGTCTACTGGCGTAGCTATTCTTTTGGAATAGCCCCCAGTTGCGAACGATTATGCGCAGGCCCCTTGACCGTGTCAACGAACTGACCGCCACAAAATTCACAAATTTTCAAAGAGGACTTCCGGGCTGTTACCTTGTTGCACCAATACTCCTGGCGCGCTGCAGCCGTTGTTCGGGCAATTCGGAGGTAAGTGGCGCCCAGCCGGCGAGGTTTTTCTCGACGAGATCGGCCAGCGCCGCGATCCACAGCGGACTGTCGTTAAGGCAGGCGATGTAGCGATATTCGCCTCCGCCGTGGGTAAGGAAGGTCTCCTTGCCCTCCATCGCCATTTCCTCCAGCGTTTCCAGACAGTCGGCGACGAACCCGGGGCAGATCACGTCGACTCGAGAGGTACGGCTTTTCCCCAAC is a genomic window containing:
- a CDS encoding DUF484 family protein, with the translated sequence MLTDQVLSFLDDNPDFLLQHASRFGLQPIQPTSIVPLAERQILDLRDKNRQMENRLSQLIQHAENNDLIIRRTHQLALALSRAHDLQSLAEGLTQSFQQDFGLERCALRLWHPAAAALPQIYNGRQAVKRLAGNLTGPSCGPYANDQVLSWFPAEPTLESFAMIPLKNGTGEAFGLVVLASDDPRRFTADMQTHYLAQIGELINATLERLLPGA
- the dapF gene encoding diaminopimelate epimerase, with protein sequence MKLKFSKMHGLGNDFMVIDGVRQHVDLTPEKIRELGHRQFGIGFDQLLLVEPSNSSENDFRYRIFNSDGGEVEQCGNGARCFARFVADQGLSTKEAIRVETAKGVIVPHLLADGTVTVDMGVPRFRPAEIPFVAEEEALIYPLLVGERQCDISVVSMGNPHAVQVVDDVDSFPVAELGPTIESHPRFPERINAGFMQIVSRDEIRLRVYERGAGETLACGTGACAAVVAGIRRGLLDHTVKVHTRGGDLSIHWEGPGQPVMMTGPAVTVFTGEISL
- a CDS encoding TetR/AcrR family transcriptional regulator encodes the protein MKPVSNTSKDTQKRILDIAEQLLLTRGFNAFSYQHISSALGVRNAAIHYHFPRKTDLGVALVQRYRRRFGRFMEAHSALDPLQQLERYFELTDAYFHQDEQICPSGILTTEFHTLPEEIQQEASAFITEMRDWAKTIARRGREEGVMAYQGSPDAMGELMFAALQGGLQLARIDAGILDVIKQQIRDLLKVEKP
- a CDS encoding DUF4442 domain-containing protein, which encodes MDYKKNSMSRIADKAARLPEGLRSFVLTRLFGRLVPFLGTAGLCFEAVGHERLTVSLQNRRKVQNHIKGVHAAAMALLAETASGFVVGMNVPDSKLMLLKSMHVDYLKRAQGSMKATATLTPHQISRMHEEDKGDVAVEVVVTDESGESPIRCEMIWAWVPKKRD
- a CDS encoding crotonase/enoyl-CoA hydratase family protein, which encodes MDFDTLAVSVDGHVAHVRFNRPDKANALNEAMWRELADAMEWCDAEPAVRAVILSGEGRHFCSGIDLTMLLGVQQAIQDRCEARKREKLRTLILRLQASVTSLERCRKPVIAAIHGACLGGGLDIALAADIRLASADAVFGVKEVDIGIVADVGTLQRLPTVVGEGMAREMAMTGRELKAQEARDIRLVNRVLPDQAALLNEAFALARQIAEKSPLAIRGTKEVMNFSRDHSVADGLNYVATWNAAMLLSDDIQRAAIAGMNGQPPVFDN
- a CDS encoding peroxiredoxin, with the protein product MAIRIGDEAPDFTAETTEGTIRFHEWIGDSWAILFSHPKDFTPVCTTELGYMAKLKPEFDKRNTKIIGLSIDPVSDHKAWVGDIAETQGHAVNYPLIGDADLHVAKLYDMIHPNASPGPRTAVDNATVRSVFMIGPDKKVKAMLVYPMSAGRNFDEVLRLLDSLQLNAKHTVATPVNWRPGDDVIIPTSVSDEEARQKYPQGFKTLKPYLRTVAQPK
- a CDS encoding branched-chain amino acid ABC transporter substrate-binding protein, producing MNNYARLSLIAAAALTLVACGKQEQAAEGGASAPQAEAGGEAVVKIGQVSPMTGPISHLGKDNEFGALLAVEDLNAEGVEIGGKKVKFELVSEDDQGDPKIGTQVAQRLVDAGVVGVVGHLNSGTTIPASKIYSDAGIPQISPSATNPDYTKQGFKTTFRVIANDVQQGTALGQFAVEGLKAKKVAIIDDRTAYGQGLADEFEKAVKGKGASVVKREFTTNTATDFNAILTSIKATQPDVVFYGGMDAQAGPLAKQMKRLGIKAKLMGGDGWQTPEFVKLAGDASEGQYASSCGVPRDKMPGFAEFDKKFKAKFNTEVQIYAPYEYDAVRVLVDSMKRAGSTDPKKYLAEVGKTDYTGVTGKIAFDDKGDIKNGAVTVYQVKNGKWEVVSTVGGEPVAAAAAPAASAAQ